The Pleurodeles waltl isolate 20211129_DDA chromosome 7, aPleWal1.hap1.20221129, whole genome shotgun sequence genome includes a region encoding these proteins:
- the LOC138304320 gene encoding hemoglobin subunit epsilon-like → MVQWTAEEKAAITSVWAQVDAEANGQETLARVLVVFPWTQRYFSSFGALSSVAAISGNAKVRAHGQKVLSALGAAVKDLNNVKSTLAKLSELHADKLHVDPQNFQLLGNCLVIVLARKLGAAFTPEVHAAWEKFLAVSCAALSKHYH, encoded by the exons ATGGTTCAGTGGACAGCAGAAGAGAAGGCCGCCATCACCTCTGTGTGGGCGCAGGTGGACGCGGAGGCTAATGGACAAGAAACCCTGGCCAG GGTGCTGGTCGTCTTCCCCTGGACCCAGAGGTACTTCAGCAGCTTCGGGGCGCTCTCCAGCGTGGCCGCCATTTCTGGGAACGCCAAGGTCCGCGCCCACGGCCAGAAGGTCCTGTCCGCCCTGGGAGCGGCTGTCAAAGACCTCAACAACGTCAAGAGCACGTTGGCCAAGCTGAGCGAGCTGCACGCGGACAAACTGCACGTGGATCCCCAGAACTTCCAG CTCCTTGGAAACTGCCTGGTGATCGTCTTGGCGCGCAAACTGGGAGCCGCCTTCACCCCTGAGGTGCACGCGGCCTGGGAGAAGTTCCTGGCAGTGTCCTGCGCTGCTCTGTCCAAGCACTACCACTAG